One genomic window of Trichlorobacter lovleyi includes the following:
- a CDS encoding fibronectin type III domain-containing protein, with product MKPLMTKLGSMIGGLVLAFSALVLGGCGGGGSSPGVSSQVVTGTAAVGMQLSGQVTLKDASTPSKQKTAVIGSDGSFAFDVTGMKAPFILQATGSANGQNHTLLTFASGTGIANANPLSHALVTLAWGSANPGDVFTTPDEQKLRKIQDGLTIATQDLLMMLNPLLDLYGAAGKNPISSPYRADHSGLDGMFDFVTVDITGSTLTVSNRGTSAPIFSCAINNITSGTFNANNMPHRMTVPAAPTNLAAVGGAGQLTLTWSAVSNAASYTIYYATTSGVTPANGIKVANATSPAVLSGLADATTYYCVVTAVNSAGESVASAQVTATTNVAAPVVPAAPGGLIATGGTKQVSLSWNAVSNATSYNVYYATSNGVTKVNGTKVSNATSPLVLNGLADATTYYCIVTAVNSAGESAASVQAAATTLPTTPPPTLPATPSNLVATGGTNQITLSWAAASNATSYNLYWSAASGVTTATGTKVSGVTSPYVKTGLAAGTTYYFVVTAVNSVGESSASAQASATTSAPPPTVPVAPTGVTATGGTNQVSLAWSAVSGATSYNLYWSNTSGVTTANGTKLTNVTSPYLHTGLAAGTSYYYIVTAVNSAGEGAASAQASATTSAPSLSCGSCHAIPPQVGQHAFHSGMGVGCATCHGSGYSTTTVNAATHMNGVKDLSTTIGWNATNRTCANSCHGTKAW from the coding sequence ATGAAACCTCTGATGACAAAGCTGGGCAGCATGATAGGGGGGCTGGTTCTCGCGTTTTCAGCGCTTGTACTTGGCGGATGTGGCGGCGGGGGTAGCAGTCCCGGGGTCTCTTCGCAGGTGGTAACGGGAACTGCGGCTGTCGGTATGCAGCTGTCCGGCCAGGTGACCCTGAAGGATGCATCAACACCGTCAAAGCAAAAAACTGCCGTGATTGGCAGTGATGGCTCCTTTGCCTTTGATGTTACCGGTATGAAGGCCCCCTTCATCCTTCAGGCAACCGGCAGCGCAAATGGTCAGAATCATACCTTGCTCACGTTTGCATCGGGTACCGGCATTGCCAATGCCAATCCGTTGTCGCATGCGCTGGTGACACTTGCCTGGGGCAGCGCTAATCCCGGAGATGTCTTTACCACCCCAGATGAACAGAAACTCAGAAAGATTCAGGACGGGTTAACAATTGCCACACAGGACCTCTTGATGATGCTCAATCCGCTGCTTGACCTGTATGGCGCTGCCGGGAAAAATCCGATCAGCTCTCCCTATCGTGCCGACCATAGCGGGCTTGACGGCATGTTTGACTTCGTTACGGTCGATATCACAGGCAGTACCTTGACGGTTTCCAATAGAGGCACCAGTGCCCCGATCTTCTCCTGCGCCATCAACAACATCACCAGCGGGACCTTTAACGCCAACAATATGCCACACAGGATGACCGTGCCGGCTGCCCCGACCAACCTGGCCGCCGTTGGCGGTGCAGGGCAGCTGACACTTACCTGGAGCGCCGTCAGCAACGCCGCCTCCTATACGATTTACTACGCCACTACCAGCGGCGTAACCCCGGCAAACGGGATAAAGGTTGCAAATGCCACCAGCCCGGCGGTCCTGAGCGGGCTTGCTGATGCAACTACCTACTACTGCGTTGTTACAGCGGTCAACAGTGCCGGAGAAAGCGTCGCCTCTGCCCAGGTCACGGCCACGACAAACGTTGCCGCCCCGGTTGTCCCGGCGGCACCGGGCGGTCTGATTGCCACTGGCGGTACCAAGCAGGTCAGTCTTTCCTGGAATGCGGTAAGCAATGCAACCTCGTATAATGTCTATTACGCAACCAGCAACGGCGTGACAAAGGTGAATGGCACAAAAGTCTCAAATGCAACCAGCCCGCTGGTGCTGAACGGACTGGCTGATGCAACCACCTATTACTGCATCGTGACCGCCGTTAACAGTGCCGGCGAAAGTGCCGCTTCCGTGCAGGCTGCCGCGACAACCCTGCCTACAACACCGCCACCTACGCTACCGGCAACACCGTCAAACCTGGTTGCCACCGGCGGCACCAACCAGATCACACTTTCATGGGCAGCAGCCAGTAATGCAACCTCCTATAACCTCTACTGGTCAGCCGCTTCAGGTGTTACAACCGCCACCGGCACCAAGGTCTCAGGTGTGACCAGCCCCTACGTAAAAACCGGTCTGGCTGCCGGGACCACCTATTACTTTGTCGTAACCGCGGTCAATAGCGTGGGGGAAAGCAGTGCCTCGGCCCAGGCATCGGCAACCACCAGTGCCCCGCCTCCAACGGTGCCTGTTGCCCCGACCGGCGTGACTGCCACCGGTGGAACCAATCAGGTGAGCCTTGCCTGGTCGGCCGTGTCCGGAGCAACCTCCTACAACCTCTACTGGTCCAATACATCCGGGGTGACCACGGCCAACGGGACAAAACTGACAAATGTGACCAGCCCGTACCTGCATACCGGTCTGGCTGCCGGCACCAGCTACTACTATATCGTTACCGCAGTGAACAGTGCTGGAGAAGGGGCCGCATCAGCCCAGGCCTCGGCAACCACCAGTGCTCCTTCACTCAGTTGCGGCAGCTGCCATGCCATTCCTCCCCAGGTTGGGCAACATGCCTTCCACTCCGGCATGGGGGTTGGATGTGCAACCTGTCACGGAAGCGGTTACAGCACAACGACGGTTAATGCCGCTACCCATATGAACGGCGTCAAGGACCTCAGCACGACAATCGGATGGAATGCAACCAACCGAACCTGTGCCAATTCATGCCATGGGACTAAAGCGTGGTGA
- a CDS encoding M14 family metallopeptidase, with protein MKRDLLLMTAPVRDSFDIPCHEIGPKAAHPAAAFVAGLHGDELNGTFILSRLADFLNGVEAGKHPGLKLLKKVLIIPAVNVLGINLRSRTWPFDKSDMNRMFPGNVSGETTQRIALAVLEATKKAEYRVDLHTSGVDFEELPQVRLYSPSDAQRATARHFGLPAIMERSISPVFTTTLMHAWQVWPGQSFLLRVGQGGTVQLGHCQQVFRGLVAFLGQTGILAGVSLAEGDEEISHFRQGSSKRLYAGKAGTFVSDCQVGRWVRTGQELGYIYDSFSGNVIEKVEAPANGLLTGIRRHPLLFEGDLLLRINPKS; from the coding sequence ATGAAACGCGATCTGCTGTTGATGACCGCGCCGGTCCGGGACAGTTTTGACATCCCCTGCCATGAGATCGGCCCCAAGGCCGCTCATCCGGCAGCTGCCTTTGTGGCAGGCCTGCATGGCGACGAACTGAACGGCACCTTTATCCTCTCCCGTCTGGCTGATTTCCTGAACGGTGTGGAAGCCGGCAAACATCCCGGCCTGAAGCTGCTCAAGAAGGTGCTGATCATCCCGGCGGTCAACGTGCTGGGGATCAATCTGCGCTCCCGCACCTGGCCCTTTGACAAGAGCGACATGAACCGGATGTTTCCCGGCAATGTCAGCGGCGAGACCACCCAACGGATCGCCCTGGCCGTGCTGGAGGCCACCAAGAAGGCGGAATACCGGGTGGATCTGCACACTTCCGGCGTCGATTTCGAGGAACTGCCCCAGGTGCGCCTTTACAGCCCCAGCGACGCCCAACGCGCAACCGCCCGTCATTTTGGGCTGCCGGCGATCATGGAGCGCAGCATCTCGCCGGTCTTTACCACCACCCTGATGCATGCCTGGCAGGTCTGGCCGGGCCAGAGTTTTCTGTTGCGGGTCGGCCAGGGCGGCACCGTCCAGCTCGGGCATTGTCAGCAGGTCTTCCGGGGACTGGTTGCATTTCTGGGACAGACCGGCATCCTGGCAGGGGTCAGTCTGGCGGAAGGGGACGAAGAGATCTCTCACTTCCGGCAGGGCAGTTCAAAGCGGCTCTATGCCGGCAAGGCCGGCACCTTTGTCTCGGATTGCCAGGTGGGGCGTTGGGTACGCACGGGGCAGGAGCTGGGGTACATCTACGACAGCTTCAGCGGCAACGTGATTGAAAAGGTGGAGGCGCCGGCCAACGGTCTGCTGACCGGTATCCGCCGGCACCCCCTGTTGTTTGAAGGTGATCTGTTGCTGAGAATCAACCCTAAGTCCTGA
- a CDS encoding M14 family metallopeptidase yields the protein MTQTTETIFSLAMPYRETLDIRRTVYTGGNGPRVAVTAGIHGDELEGLYVCHRLAAWLDELQHSNPQHLLGQVELYPALNPLGLDTLTRSVPVFDSDLNRSFPGSQQGDLPKRLAAAVMTALDGASLVVDIHASNIYLREIPQVRINSEFSDLLVPLAEQANLDLIWIHGAATVLEATIAHSLNSRNVPCLVVEMGVGMRLTPDYCEQLTVGLLHLWQELGVLAPEVVLPPLTHHPLVADDSNVHYLNAQTSGLFVPATAHWTDLRRGELLGTIVSPFHGAVLSEVRSPVDGILFTLREYPLVYEGSLMARVMARKGGAR from the coding sequence ATGACCCAAACCACTGAAACCATCTTCTCCCTGGCCATGCCGTACCGGGAGACGCTTGATATCCGCCGCACGGTCTATACCGGTGGGAATGGCCCCCGTGTAGCAGTCACTGCCGGCATCCACGGCGATGAACTGGAAGGGCTCTACGTCTGCCATCGCCTGGCTGCCTGGCTGGATGAGCTGCAGCACAGCAATCCGCAGCACCTGCTGGGACAGGTGGAGCTGTACCCGGCCCTCAATCCGCTGGGACTGGATACCCTGACCCGCTCGGTGCCGGTCTTTGACAGCGACCTGAACCGTTCCTTTCCCGGCAGCCAGCAGGGTGATCTGCCCAAACGTCTGGCAGCGGCAGTCATGACCGCACTGGATGGCGCCAGCCTGGTGGTTGATATCCATGCCAGCAACATCTACCTGCGGGAGATCCCCCAGGTGAGGATCAACAGCGAATTCAGCGACCTCCTGGTGCCGTTGGCTGAGCAGGCCAACCTGGACCTGATCTGGATCCACGGTGCTGCCACCGTGCTGGAGGCCACCATCGCCCACAGTCTTAACAGCCGTAATGTCCCCTGCCTGGTGGTGGAGATGGGGGTGGGGATGCGCCTGACGCCGGACTACTGCGAACAGTTGACGGTTGGTCTGCTGCATCTCTGGCAGGAGCTGGGAGTGCTGGCGCCGGAAGTGGTGCTGCCGCCGCTGACCCATCACCCGCTGGTGGCCGATGACAGCAACGTACACTACCTGAATGCCCAGACCTCCGGCCTGTTTGTACCGGCAACCGCCCACTGGACCGATCTGCGGCGGGGTGAGCTGCTGGGCACGATTGTCTCGCCGTTCCACGGTGCGGTGTTATCCGAGGTCCGTTCACCGGTGGACGGCATCCTGTTTACCCTGCGGGAATATCCGCTGGTCTACGAAGGCTCGCTGATGGCACGGGTCATGGCCCGCAAGGGAGGTGCCCGATGA
- a CDS encoding transglutaminase family protein, producing MRYLIEHETILDYPAAVREHHLELRLTPRQDAGQRLISHRIELEPSAERHSYQDYFGNGVDYFCVNAPHTCLTTRLTAEVETLRENPFDFEPVPVYQQKEWYARELRQTPALYDYLLHRSSLTPAIMKLAAELDCAVPRHEAEQLPMDSLLELMGWVPKVLSYEAGSTAVHNDLLDAVRHRTGVCQDFAHLFITVARSWNLPSRYVMGYMDPGILAEGEMIATHAWAEVLVPGGGWIGFDPVHNLLANDRYVAVAVGRDSYDAAPQRGSFKGGDAGTQPQVNLTIVNQ from the coding sequence ATGCGTTATCTGATCGAGCACGAAACCATACTGGACTATCCGGCAGCAGTCCGGGAACACCACCTTGAGCTGCGCCTGACCCCCCGTCAGGATGCGGGGCAGCGTCTGATCTCACACCGGATCGAGCTGGAGCCATCGGCGGAGCGCCATAGCTATCAGGATTACTTCGGCAATGGAGTTGACTACTTCTGTGTCAACGCTCCCCACACCTGCCTGACCACCCGTCTGACGGCCGAGGTGGAAACCCTGCGGGAAAATCCCTTTGACTTTGAGCCGGTACCCGTCTATCAGCAGAAGGAGTGGTATGCCCGGGAACTGCGCCAGACCCCGGCGTTATACGACTACCTGCTGCACCGCAGCAGCCTGACACCGGCAATCATGAAGCTGGCGGCTGAACTTGACTGTGCCGTGCCGCGTCACGAAGCAGAGCAGCTACCCATGGACAGCCTGCTGGAGCTGATGGGCTGGGTGCCAAAGGTGCTGTCCTATGAGGCCGGGTCAACCGCTGTGCATAATGATCTGCTTGATGCGGTTCGCCACCGGACCGGTGTCTGTCAGGATTTCGCCCATCTCTTCATCACCGTTGCCCGTTCCTGGAATCTGCCGAGCCGCTATGTGATGGGCTACATGGATCCCGGCATCCTGGCCGAAGGAGAGATGATCGCCACCCACGCCTGGGCTGAGGTACTGGTACCGGGAGGCGGCTGGATCGGTTTCGATCCGGTGCACAACCTGCTGGCCAATGACCGCTATGTGGCGGTTGCCGTCGGGCGTGATTCCTACGATGCTGCCCCCCAACGGGGCAGTTTCAAGGGGGGCGATGCCGGTACCCAGCCCCAGGTTAACCTGACTATTGTCAACCAATGA